One Luteibacter aegosomaticola genomic window carries:
- a CDS encoding response regulator has protein sequence MNPAAPRVLVIDDEAQIRRFLDIGLRAEGYQVVLAANGAEGLGLAATQSPDLVVLDIGLPDMEGHDVLRELRTWSQVPVVMLSVRDAETEKVKALDNGANDYVTKPFGIQELMARLRVLLRQSAKAGQAEAPVRYDEGGLVVDLARREVFLDGVAVALTRKEFAVLAMLVRHPGRVVSQQQILRDIWGPTHTQDTHYLRIVMGKLRQKLGDDAAAPRWLKTEPGVGYRFPAH, from the coding sequence ATGAACCCTGCCGCCCCGCGTGTCCTGGTGATCGATGATGAAGCGCAGATCCGGCGCTTCCTCGATATCGGCCTGCGTGCCGAGGGCTACCAGGTGGTGCTCGCCGCCAATGGCGCGGAAGGCCTCGGCCTCGCGGCTACGCAATCGCCGGACCTGGTGGTGCTCGATATCGGCCTGCCCGACATGGAAGGCCACGACGTGCTGCGCGAGTTGCGCACGTGGAGCCAGGTGCCGGTGGTGATGCTCTCCGTGCGCGATGCGGAAACCGAGAAAGTGAAGGCGCTGGATAACGGCGCCAACGATTACGTCACCAAGCCGTTCGGCATCCAGGAGCTGATGGCCCGCCTGCGCGTATTGCTGCGCCAGAGCGCGAAAGCCGGACAGGCGGAAGCGCCGGTGCGCTATGACGAAGGCGGCCTGGTCGTGGACCTCGCACGCCGCGAGGTCTTCCTCGATGGCGTGGCCGTGGCGCTCACCCGCAAGGAATTCGCTGTGCTGGCCATGCTCGTGCGCCACCCCGGCCGCGTAGTGAGCCAGCAGCAGATCCTGCGCGATATCTGGGGCCCCACCCATACGCAGGACACCCACTACCTGCGCATCGTGATGGGCAAGCTCCGGCAGAAGCTCGGCGATGACGCTGCTGCCCCCCGCTGGCTGAAGACCGAACCCGGAGTCGGCTACCGCTTCCCGGCGCACTAG
- a CDS encoding sensor histidine kinase — protein MTDTRDARADALLNAVKDEGGQRLKIFLGAAPGVGKTYAMLSAARDLRRQGIDVVIGFVETHGRAETAALLEGIEVLPTRTVHYAGRDFQEFDLEAALARKPAVLIVDELPHTNLPGGRHTRRWQDIADLLDAGIEVYTALNVQHLESLNDQVRRITNVAVRETVPDAFLDRARDIVLIDLPPRELITRLKQGKVYVPETAAVALDAFFSPTNLAALRELAVETVAHHVDSDLREHMLARGGAMPVRRRTMAAIDGHAQSEYLVRMTRRIAERRGGPWSVLFVDTGNVDGERRARVDAAMRLARRLGGEPVILRGHAVADELLAWADREGVGQIVVGRTRERPIARRMGFSLTQQLLRRGAHLELTIVATPAERARARHRLRVADVGTRKEYAFATAATAIAMALSFVADRYLSVANLSLIFLTAVLIVAARTRMAVAVYTAILCFFGYNFFFAPPRYTLAIANADDVLAVTLFLVAALVCSRLATRLAGQVQSLRAAQVRGRALVALGQQLATSADAESIRTAGARALARALDAEVAMLARDAGADLQVVASMPDAFALSTQDRAAADWCEAHAEPAGRYTDTLNGASCWMLPLGSEQRRAGVAALRFPLNAREPDADRRGLALAMAEDIALALERARLAVELESARVQGETERLRSALLSSVSHDLRSPLASMIGSAGTLLSYDAQLPAEERHELLQAILGEGQRLDRYIQNLLDMTRLGHGTLKLNRDWVDAGEIVAAAVSRLRKLFPDTRVDVHLPPDTVLLHVHPALIEQALFNILENAARFSPPGEAIRVIVRTEAGRLLVDVADRGPGIPEDERTRIFDMFYSVSRGDRGKQGTGLGLAICRGMIGAHGGSVEALPHAGQGTTIRVSLPLPPPPDETA, from the coding sequence ACCGACACCCGCGACGCCCGCGCCGATGCCTTGCTCAACGCCGTGAAGGACGAGGGCGGTCAGCGCCTGAAGATCTTCCTCGGCGCGGCCCCGGGCGTGGGCAAGACCTACGCCATGCTGTCCGCCGCGCGCGATCTGCGCCGGCAGGGCATCGACGTGGTCATCGGCTTCGTCGAGACACACGGCCGCGCGGAGACGGCCGCGTTGCTGGAAGGCATCGAGGTCTTGCCGACCCGCACGGTTCACTACGCGGGCCGCGACTTCCAGGAGTTCGACCTCGAAGCCGCGCTGGCCCGCAAGCCGGCCGTGCTCATCGTCGACGAACTCCCGCACACCAACCTGCCCGGTGGACGGCATACGCGCCGCTGGCAGGACATCGCCGACCTGCTTGATGCCGGGATCGAGGTGTACACCGCACTGAACGTGCAGCACCTCGAAAGCCTCAACGACCAGGTGCGCCGGATCACCAACGTGGCGGTTCGCGAAACGGTGCCGGATGCGTTCCTGGACCGCGCCCGCGACATCGTGCTGATCGACCTGCCGCCGCGTGAACTGATCACCCGGTTGAAGCAGGGCAAGGTGTACGTGCCGGAAACGGCGGCGGTCGCCCTGGATGCCTTCTTCTCGCCCACCAACCTGGCCGCCCTGCGCGAGCTGGCGGTGGAGACCGTGGCCCACCATGTCGACAGCGACCTGCGCGAACACATGCTCGCCCGCGGTGGGGCCATGCCTGTGCGTCGCCGGACCATGGCGGCGATCGATGGCCACGCGCAAAGCGAATACCTCGTGCGCATGACCCGCCGTATCGCCGAGCGTCGCGGCGGCCCATGGAGCGTGCTGTTCGTCGATACCGGCAACGTGGATGGCGAGCGTCGCGCACGCGTGGATGCGGCCATGCGTCTTGCCCGCCGCCTGGGCGGTGAACCCGTGATCCTGCGCGGCCACGCCGTGGCCGACGAGCTGCTCGCGTGGGCCGACCGCGAAGGCGTGGGCCAGATCGTCGTGGGCCGCACGCGCGAGCGACCCATTGCTCGCCGGATGGGCTTTTCGCTCACCCAGCAGCTGCTGCGCCGGGGCGCCCATCTCGAACTCACCATCGTCGCGACGCCGGCCGAACGGGCCCGCGCCCGCCATCGCCTGCGCGTTGCCGATGTCGGTACTCGCAAGGAGTATGCATTCGCCACGGCCGCCACGGCGATCGCCATGGCGCTCTCGTTCGTCGCCGATCGTTATCTTTCGGTCGCCAATCTCTCGCTGATCTTCCTCACGGCGGTACTGATCGTCGCTGCGCGTACGCGCATGGCGGTGGCAGTGTATACGGCGATCCTCTGCTTCTTCGGTTACAACTTTTTCTTCGCACCGCCGCGATACACGCTGGCGATCGCGAACGCCGACGACGTGCTGGCTGTCACGCTGTTCCTCGTCGCGGCGCTGGTCTGCAGCCGGCTGGCGACGCGTCTTGCCGGGCAGGTGCAATCGTTGCGCGCGGCGCAGGTGCGTGGCCGTGCGCTCGTCGCGCTGGGCCAGCAGCTCGCGACGAGCGCTGACGCGGAAAGCATCCGCACCGCTGGCGCACGCGCCCTCGCTCGTGCGCTCGATGCCGAGGTGGCCATGCTCGCTCGCGATGCCGGTGCGGATCTGCAGGTCGTGGCCTCGATGCCGGATGCGTTCGCCCTTTCCACCCAGGACCGCGCCGCGGCGGACTGGTGCGAGGCCCACGCCGAACCGGCTGGCCGTTACACCGATACGCTCAACGGTGCGTCCTGCTGGATGCTGCCACTCGGCAGCGAACAACGCCGCGCCGGTGTGGCTGCGTTGCGTTTCCCGTTGAACGCGCGCGAACCCGACGCGGACCGTCGTGGCCTGGCGCTGGCGATGGCCGAAGATATTGCCCTCGCGCTCGAGCGCGCACGGCTTGCGGTGGAACTGGAGAGCGCACGCGTCCAGGGTGAAACCGAGCGCTTGCGCAGCGCGCTGCTCTCATCGGTCTCGCACGACCTGCGTTCGCCGCTTGCCTCGATGATCGGGTCGGCCGGCACGCTGCTGAGCTATGACGCGCAGTTGCCGGCGGAAGAACGCCACGAACTGCTGCAGGCGATCCTCGGCGAAGGCCAGCGCCTCGATCGCTACATCCAGAACCTGCTCGACATGACACGGCTCGGCCACGGCACGCTCAAGCTCAACCGCGATTGGGTGGATGCGGGCGAGATCGTCGCCGCCGCCGTATCGCGCCTGCGCAAACTGTTCCCCGATACGCGCGTCGACGTGCACCTGCCGCCGGATACGGTGCTGCTCCATGTGCACCCGGCGCTGATCGAGCAGGCCTTGTTCAACATCCTCGAAAACGCCGCGCGCTTCTCGCCGCCGGGCGAAGCCATCCGGGTGATCGTGCGCACCGAGGCCGGCCGCCTGCTGGTGGATGTGGCCGATCGCGGCCCGGGTATCCCCGAGGACGAGCGCACGCGCATCTTCGATATGTTCTATTCGGTCTCGCGCGGCGATCGCGGCAAACAGGGCACCGGCCTGGGCCTGGCGATCTGCCGCGGCATGATCGGCGCCCATGGCGGTAGCGTGGAGGCCTTGCCCCACGCCGGCCAAGGCACGACCATCCGGGTCTCGCTGCCCTTGCCGCCGCCGCCCGACGAAACCGCATGA